The Halostella limicola genome includes the window GAGCGCGTTGCGGCGGACATTGAAAGGGCGCAGCGCGCCGCGCCGGCGGTGCGCGAGGGCTTTCTTAGAACTCACCGAGCCGCGACTGCCCGCTCCCGCCGGACTCGACGCCGGCGAGGTCGGCGGCCCGCTCCAGCGTCGCCTCGAAGGTGTCCTCCTGACTCCGGTCGTACAGCGTCGCAGCGGGGTGCACGCAGATGAGGACGCGCCGCGGTTCGCCGCCGATGCGGACGTCGACCACGTCGCCCGCCTCCTTCGTCACGGCGACGTCGCGGCCGAGCAGGTGTTCGCTGGGCACCTTACCGAGCGTGACGATGACCTCGGCGTCGACCGCCGCGATCTCGCGCTCCAGGTACTCCCGGCAGTTCGCCAGTTCCTCCGTCGTCGGGTCGCGGTTGTCCGGCGGGCGACAGCGCACGCAGTTGCTGATCCGCACCGTCTCGCGGTCCATCCCGGCCGCGAGCAGGGCGTCGTCGAGCACGTCCCCGCTCCGGCCGACGAACGGCTCGCCGCGCTCGTCCTCGGTCGCGCCGGGGGCCTCGCCGACGAACTGCACGTCCGCGTCGGCCGGCCCGGCCCCGTTGACGATCCTGCTGCGGGACTCACAGAGCGCCGGACAGCGCTCGCAGTCGACGACGGCGAAGTCATCGTCCGTACTCATACGCTCTCAGTGCCGCCGGCCGTACTACTCTCTTCGGGTTTCGTCACAGGCCCGCGCGGCCAGCCGCGCCACGCGGACCGGCTCCGGCCGGCCGCCCTCGGGCGTGAACGCCCGGACGACCTCGTCGGCCTCGTCGTCGTCGATGCCGACCGACCGGACGAACACGGTGTCGTCGCCGGCGTCGACCGGGTGACGCGGCGGCAAGGCGTCGTAGGCGTCCAGTCGCCACTGCAGGGCCTCGCCGTCGAACTCCTCGCGGAGCGAGGCTTCGAGGCCCGAACTCTCCTCGAACGTGACCGCGACGACCGGTCGGTCGACCGCGTCGCGGACGGCGCGCAGGTCGACGAGGTTGTACCACGCCGGCGCGACGCCGGCGACCATCACGTAGCGGACGTCCTCGCGGTCCAGCCGCTCGTACAACTCGACTATCGCGTCGGTGGCGTCGTCGCCGCCGACCGTGCAGGTAGAAAAGGCGAACCCGTCGACGACGCGGGACGCGCGGGTGACGGCTCCGGCGAGCGTGCTCGTCTCCGAACGGAACGACTCGGCGATCCCGAGCGCCCGCGTCCCGGGTTTCATCAGCTCGCGTCGTCCTCTTTGATGTCTTGGAGGCGGTTGATCAGTTCGTCGTTCGACGCGCCGATCTCGTACTCCACGTCGCCGTCGTGCTCGTTCTCCTCGGTCGTTACGCCGTCGTCGTCCTCGATGTCTCCGAGTTCCTGGTTGTCCTGTTCGGACTCGTCGTAGCTCCCGAAGCCCATACAGTCGACGATAGTAACTTGAGGCTAAAAACTTCTGCGGCGGTTATCCCCGAGAAATATTAATATCTGCAGTAATTTACGCCGCAGGAAACGGTCATCCAATTCCGGTCCGCGCGGCGTTCCGATCATCGCGGCTCCGGTTCCCCCACTGTTTTGCGCCTGTGCGCCCCACTGACGCGCATGCGAGTCGTCAACGTCACCGCGGACGCCGACACGTTCACCTGCAACGCCTACCTCGCGCCGGAGGGCCGGCCGACGCTCGTCGACGCGGGGGCGATGCCGGGCGTCGTCGACCGGATCCGCGAGGAGACCGACGAACTGGACGCGGTGGTGCTCACCCACCAGCACGGCGACCACGTCTCGGAACTGGACGCCGTCGTCGACGCGTTCGATCCCGAGGTGTACGCGTACGCCGACCACCCGCACCGCACCGAGGAGCTCGCAGACGGCGACGAGGTGACGATCGGCGAGGAGGCGTTCGACGTGGTCTACACGCCCGGCCACGCGGACGACCACGTCTCGCTGATCAGCGAGTCGACCATCTACAGCGGCGACGTCGTCGTCCACGACGACGGCGCGTTCGACTACGGCAGCTTCGGCCGGACCGACTCCCCCGGCCAGTCCCGAGAGGAGCTCATCGAGAGCATCGAGCGGATCCTCGACCGTCTGCCGGACGGCGTGGAGGAGATATACGCGGGCCACGGCGACGAGTTCCGTGGGGACGTCCGCGACGTGATCGAGACGGCGCTCTCGCGGGCGGAGAAGCGGGAGCCGAAGTACCCCGACGAGTAGCGGGGCTGTCCGGCGGGCGTCGGTGAGAAGAGCGGCCGAGACCGATCAGGCGCTGCGGGTCTCCTTTGCCTTGGGGCGGAGGTTGCCGTAGCCGCACTTCCGGCAGTTGTCGGCGCGCTTGGGGTTGCGGGCGTTACAGCGCATACAGATCATCTTGTCGAGGATGCGTCCCTCGGCTGCGTCGAATGAAGCCATACCCGCCCGTTGCTCACCGGCGGGTAAAAGCGTTTCCGAGTGGCTGCGTCACTCTTCGACCAGATAGTCGTCCTGTACGGCGACGACGTCGCTCGAATCCTCGCAGTCGGCGTACCGGGCGAGCGGCTCCTCGTTGAGGTCGAGGAACGTCTCGCCCCACGTGAACTTCGCGAGGATTCGCTCGGCGTGCTCGCGCTCGTCGAGGATGACCAGCGCGGCGGCGAGCGCCTCGACGGTCGTCAGGCGGAACGGCCGCCCGTAATTGACGGGGTTGGCGGCGACGAGGAAGGGCAGCGCCCGGTGCTCGCCCGGCAGGTCGAACATCGCCTCGCCGGCCGTCTCCCACGAGCAGTCGAGCGCGACGAGCCTGTTCGCGTCGGCGTCCGCGGGCGAGAGCGCCCGCTCCGCGTGCGGGTTCAGGACGACGCCGTACGGCGTCTCGCCCGTGCTGCGGTGGAGGTCGGCGAGGTCGAACCGCTCCAGCTTCCGGGCGGTGCACTTGTCGGGGTCGTCGTCCCCCTCGTACAGGACGTGTAGCTCCACGCGTCGGGGTAGGCGCGGGGCCCGCAAAAAGCGCTCGGACCGCGCCGGTGGGCATCGCGGGGACGAGCGGCCGGCGCGTTACCGACGAAGCACGTGGAGCGCGAACCCTATCGACGGGAGGAGGACCACGACGCCGAGCAGCCCGCCGAAGAGAAACGACAGGAAGTTCACGACGAACAGGGTCGCCAGCAGGAGCGCCTTCGATTTCAGATCGAGCATACGTTATCCCTATCCGAATCCCGCCCGATAAATACTGGCGCTCTGAAACGCGCTCGGCGGACCGATCATCGCGTCCCCGAGAAACGGGGTGCGGCGCCGTGAGCCCTCCTCTCACAGATACGAGGTATGCTAACGTGCTTCAGCGTGCGGGTCGAATCGTCGTCCATGGGTATCGTAGCCAAACTCAAGAACATGCTCGTACCGGACACGGAGAAAGGCGTCGAACTGGAGTGCGCGGAGTGTGGGACGACGTTCGACGGGGACCCGCGGGAGTGCCCGGAGTGCGGGTCGCACGAACTGGTGGAACGCGAGAGCTTCGAGATGCGGCCGAGTCAGTGAACGACCTCGGAGCGGTCGGTTGCGTCCCGTAGCCGGTGGGGACCCTGCAGAAGAGTTAAGGAATCCGAGGCGAACGTGGCGGGCATGCTCGACGCCGGAGCGGATGCCCCGCCGTTTCAGTTACCTGGCGTAGCGGACGGCGAGGTCGGCGAGTTCGCGCTGGAGGACTACGCGGGCGAGTCGATCGTCGTCCTCGTGTTCTACCCGGCCGACTTCAGTCCGACCTGCACCGACGAACTGTGCGCGCTCCGGGATTTCGACCTGATCGCGCTCGACCGCCAGGTGACGCTGCTCGGCATCTCCGGCGACAGCGTGTACAGCCACCGCGCGTTCGCGGAGGAGTACGGCCTCGGCTATCCGCTTCTCTCCGACAGCGTCGGCGACGTCGCGGAGCAGTACGGCGTCCTCCACGAGGAGTTCCGGGGCCATCCCCGCCGGCCCCGTCGCTCGGTGTTCGTCCTCGACGCGTCCCTGACGGTGCAGTACTCCTGGGTCGCCGATTCCCCGGTCGAACTCCCGGACCTGGAGGCGATCCGCGACGCCGTCGAGGCCGTGCAGGACGACGGGACGGCCGTCGAGCGCTACCGGACCGCCCGCGACCACTTCCGGTACGGGCGCTCCGAGTTCGAGACGGCGCGGACCGCCTACGAGGCCGGGGACTGGTCGACCGCGGCCGGCGGGTTCGAGGAGGCCCTCGGCTACTTCCGGTCGTCGGTGCGGGCCTTCGACGCCGCGGGGCGGTTCGGATCCCCGGCGGTCGCCGATACCGCCGAGTCGGCGCGAACCGTCGCCGAGCGGTACCGCCGCGCCGCGCAGTGGTACGCCAAGTCCGCCGACCACTACGACCGGGACCTGCCGGAGTGGGGCGACGAGTACCGCGACGACGCCGCGGCGGCGCTGTCCGAGGCCGAAGGCGACGGCGTTCCCGACCTGTACGCGCTGGCCGGCGGTTGACCGACGCCTTTTCGGCGCAGGCCCTCCCACCGTGGCGCATGAGCGACCCCGAGGCGACGGTGCGCGCGTACTACGCGGCGCTCGACGAGGGCGCGTACGACGAGTTCGACGAGCTACTGGTCCCCGAGTTCGTCCAGCGCCGCCCGGACCGGGCCTTCGAGGGGCGCGAGGCGTTCGTCGCGTTCATGCGCGACGATCGCCCCATGACCGACACGACCCACGAACTCGACGCCGTGTTCGTCGGGGACGAGCGCGAAGAGGTGGCCGTCCGGGGTCGCCTGCTCGACGCGGACGGCGACATGCTGTTCCCGTTCGTCGACGTGCATGAACTGACCGTGGACGGGAGAATCGAGCGGCTAGAGACGTTCACGCAGTGAGTCCGGAAACGGGGTTCTCTGAGCGGCCTATTCGCCCGGTCCGCCGGCGGCCGCGCCGCCACCGCCGCCGGGGGTGATCGTCCGCAGCACGTCGCCGAGGACGTCGACCGCGCCGCCGAGGAAGTCGCCGATAGCGCCGAGCAGGTCCGTCACGAAGTCGGGGACCGGGCTCGGCAGGTCGTCCGGCGGACCGTCGCCCGGCTGCGCCGCGGCGGTTCCGGCCAGTCCGACGAGCAGTACCGCTGCACCGAACAGCGCGAAGCCGATCTGTCTGTTCATCGTGTCTCGACAGTAGGCGGGAAGTGTCTTGAATCGGTCAGATAGTGGCCTCGGATTCGGCCCGCTTTCGCCCGGTTTAGTCGGATTCACACCGTTCACGTGGGGTGGTTCGACCGTCCGGAACGGAGATCGCGAAGAGGGACGCGGGTCGGCTCCTACTCGCGCTCGCCCGCGCCGAGGGCGCTCTCGCCGACGGGGTCGTGGCCCTCGATGACCTCCTGGCCGCCCATGTACGGGCGGAGCGCCTCGGGGACGGTGACGGTGCCGTCCTCGTTCTGGTAGTACTCCAGGATGGCGACCATCACGCGCGGGACGGCGACGCCCGACCCGTTCAGCGTGTGGAGGTACTCCGCGCTCTCGTGGCGCTCCGGCCGGTAGCGCAGGCCGGCGCGGCGGGCCTGGAAGTCCTCGAAGTTCGAGACGCTGGAGACCTCGAGCCAGCGCCCGCCCTCCTCGGGGCCGTCCTCCATGTCGTCGCCGGGCGCCCACACCTCGATGTCGTACTTCTTGGCCTGCGTGAAGCCCATGTCGCCGGTGCACATGTCCAGCACGCGGTAGGGGAGTTCGAGGCGCCGCAGCACCTCCTCGGCCTCGTCGAGTAGCCCTTCGAGTCGGTCGTAGCTCTCCTCCGGGCGGACGAAGTTGACGAGTTCCACCTTGTGGAACTGGTGGACGCGGACGTAGCCCCGCGTCTCGGTGCCGTGCTCGCCGGCCTCGCGCCGGAAGTTCGGCGAGAACGCCTGGTGCTTGACCGGGAGGTCGTCGTCCAGCAGGATCTCGTCGCGGTACATGTTGGTGACGGGCACCTCCGCGGTCGGTAGCAGCCAGAGGTCGTCCTCGTCGTAGTCGTCCTCCTGGCGCGCGCCGACGCGGTAGGCGTCCTCGGCGAACTTCGGCAGTTGGCCGGTGCCCTCCATCGACGCGCTGTTGACCGGGATCGGCGGCAGCACGTCGACGTACTCCTGCTCGCGGTGGACGTCGAGCATGAACTGGATCAGCGCGTGTTCCAGCCGCGCGCCGTCGCCCTTGACGAACTGGTAGCCGCCGCCGCTGACCTTCGCGCCGCGCTCGAAGTCGAGGACGTCCATCTCCTCGCCGAGGTCGTAGTGGGGGACCACGTCGTCCGGGAGGTCCCGCAGGTCGTCGAACCCCTCGCGGTAGCGCTCGACGTTGTCGCTCTCGTCCTCGCCGACGGGGACGCTCTCGTGGGGGACGTTCGGCAGGCGGAGCAGTTCGCGTTCGAGCTCCGCCTCCAGCTCGTCGGCCCGCTCCTCGACCTCTTCGAGTTCGGCTTTGAGCTCCTGCGAGCGCTCGATGGCCTCCTGGGCCTCCTCCTCGTTCCCCTCCTGTTTCAACTGGCCGATGGTCGAGGAGACCTCGTTGCGCTCGTGTCGCAGGTCGTCGCCGCGGGCTTTCAGGTCGCGCCACTCCTCGTCGAGCGCGAGGATCTCGTCGACGTCGACGCCGTCGACGCCCTTCTTCGCGACGGCGTCCCGCACCTCGTCGGGGTTCTCGCGCAGGTAGGTCCGGTCGAGCATTCCTGTCCGCCCGTTCTGGATGCCGCGGCAAAACCGTATCGGAACTGTGGGGGTCGATCGCGCGCCGTGCACGACCGCCCCGTTGTTTATGTCCCGACACGACCAAGGGCGGGTATGTCCGACCGCTCTCCCGCCACGCGCCGTCGGTTCCTCGCCGCCTCCGCCGCCGCAGTCGCGATACCGACGATCGCCGGCGCGGCGAGCGCGACCAGCGGGACCGACGCCGACGCCGCCACCGCGTCGACCCAGCAGGAGACGTTCCGCCTCGAGAGCCACGTGAACGGCTGGGAGGGCGTCGCGCCGGAGTCGATCGCCGGGGAGCGGAACCCGACGCTCCGGCTGACCGAGGGCGAGGAGTACGAGGTCGTCTGGGAGAACGTCGACGGCGTCAGCCACAACTTCCTCGTCCGAACGGATGGCGGCGAGCGGGTCGCGGAGACCGAGACGGTGGGCGAGGAAGGGGAGACGCGCTCGGTGACGTTCACCGCGACGGCGGACCTGTCGGGGTACCGCTGCGGCCTCCACCCGAGCACGATGGACGGGGACATCGCGTTCGGCGAGGCGGAGACGACGACCGAGACGACCGAGGAGACGACGACCGAGACGGCTACCGAGACGACCGCCACTGAGACGACGACCGCCGCGCCGACCACGACGACGATCACCACCGAAGACGGCGGCGGCGACAGCGACGGCGGCGGCCAGCCCGGCTTCGGCCTCCTCGCGGCCGCCGCCGGGCTGCTCGGGGGGCTCGGCCTCCGGTGCCGGCGAGACTGACTCCGAGCGTCGCCGGGGCACGAGGTTTTTTCTCGCGCCGGGGCGGGCTATGGCACATGGAACCGGGAGACGTTTGGACGGTGACGGCGGGCGACTGTACCGACCTGTACTACGTCGACACGGGGATGTACGACACGGGAGAGTACGGTGCGGTGTACGTCCTCGACGCGGAACGGCCCGCTATCGTCGACACGGGGATCGGTACGAACTATGAGTACGTCCTCGACGCCCTGGACGAGGCAGGGGTCGCCCCCGAGGACCTGGAAGCGATCGCGGTGACCCACGTCCACCTCGACCACGCCGGCGGCGCGGGCTACCTCGCCGAGGCGTGCCCGAACGCCGAGGTGTACGTCCACGAGTCCGGCGCGCGCCACCTGATCGACCCCTCGCGGCTGTGGGAGGGGACCAAGGGCGCGGTCGGCGACCAGATCGAGTTCTACGCGGAGCCCGAACCCGTCCCGGCGGAGCGGGTGACTGAACTCACCGACGGCGACGCGATCGACCTCGGCGACCACGAGCTGATCGCCCACCACGCGCCGGGCCACGCCCCCCACCAGGTCGTCTTCGAGGACCCGGCGAACGACGCCGTCTTCACCGCCGACGCGGCGGGGATCTGGGTGCCGTCGATAGACCGGATCAAGGAGACGACGCCGCCGCCGCAGTTCGACCTGGAGGGGGCGCTCGCGGACGCCGAGATGCTCGTCGACATGGACCGGGAGACGCTGCTGTTCCCTCATTTCGGCCCGAAGGCGGCCGACGGCGTGCTCGCGGAGTACACGGACGTGCTGACCGACTGGGTGCGCGCCGTCGAGCGCGTGCGCGACGAACTCGGGGACGACGACGCGGTGATCGACCACTTCGTCGCGGAGAACGAGATGGAGGACGTCTGGGGCGAGCGGAAGGCCCGCGGCGAGACGGCGATGAACGTCCGCGGCGTGCTCCGCTACCTCGACCGGCGCGAATAAGCGGACGGCGCGGGGTCAGTCCGACGCGAACTCGGCCTCGACCCACACCATCCGGTGGTCGGACGCGGTCTCGACGACCGGGCGGAGCGGTTCGCCCTCGGCGGGCCAGACGGCGGCGGAGTCGACGATCTCGAACTCCGTCGATGGGAGCACGTAGTCGGCCTGTTTCTCGAACTCCGCCGTGGCGTTGGGGTTGCCGACCACCTCGGCGGCCCCCTCGCTCTCGGGGAGCGGGTCAGACTGGATTCGCGGGTTCTCGATCAGGTTCTCGCCCGCGGTGTCGTAGTTGTCCTCGCCGCCGGGTTCGGCGTTCATGTCGCCCATCACGACGAACGGCTCGTCCTCGGTGAGGCCGCCCTCGTTCCCGCGGTCGTCGTACACGTACTCCGCGCCGCGGACGTAGTCGCCGACGAGCCGTACCTCCGCGTAGTTGCGCCGCCCGTTGAGGTTCTCGTCCCCGTCGAACGCCGGCGGCGTCGGGTGCGCGATGACCGCGTGGACGAGTTCGCCGTCGATCCAGATCGGCACGTCGGCGTGGGTCTTCGAGGACAGCCGGAACCGCTCCAGCTCCGCGTCGGTGAGGTAGACGCCGGAGTCGTACTTGTCCTCCGTGGGCGCCCTGTTCTCGGGCATGTCCCCCCAGCGGAACTCCCGAAGCGTGCGGATCCGGCCGGCGTCGATCGGGTGCTTGCTGTAGATGGCCATCGCGTACTGCCCCGGGTACTCGCCGAAGCCGAAGGCGTCGTTGCCGTAGTCCCTGCTCCCGGGTTCGAGGACGTGGCCGTCCTTCGTCACGTCGACGCCGCTCGGGACGCCGGTGTTGCTGTCCGGCGCGTAGAAGTGGTCGAAGTCCACGCCCTCCAGATCGTCGCGCTGGGGCACGTTCAGGTAGTTCTCCAGGAACGCCGCGGCGTTGTGAACCTCCGTCTGCCGCCCCGACTGGAAGTTGTTGTCCAGTTCGTTGATCAGCAACACGTCGGGTTCCGGCGCGGACTGGACGACCTCTGCGGCGGCCTGCAGCTGCTCGCTGTCCTCGCTCTGCGCCTTCTCCGCGGTCAGTTCGAGGACGTTGAACTGCGCGAACGTGATCGAGCCGTCGGAACCCCCGCGGTTCGCCTCGCTATCGCCCGCTGCCGCTCCTCGGTTACCGGTCGCCGTCCCCCCGACGGCGGTCGTCGCGAGCGCGCCGCCGGCCACTTCGAGGACCTCCCGTCGGCCGACGCGGTAGTCGTCGCCCGTCATCGTTCCCCTCCCCGGAGCGGCCGGAGTCGTCGAGTTCCACGGTCGCGTCGTCCAGCAGGACGACGTTCTCGACGGTGACGAA containing:
- a CDS encoding uracil-DNA glycosylase, producing MSTDDDFAVVDCERCPALCESRSRIVNGAGPADADVQFVGEAPGATEDERGEPFVGRSGDVLDDALLAAGMDRETVRISNCVRCRPPDNRDPTTEELANCREYLEREIAAVDAEVIVTLGKVPSEHLLGRDVAVTKEAGDVVDVRIGGEPRRVLICVHPAATLYDRSQEDTFEATLERAADLAGVESGGSGQSRLGEF
- a CDS encoding endonuclease dU, with amino-acid sequence MKPGTRALGIAESFRSETSTLAGAVTRASRVVDGFAFSTCTVGGDDATDAIVELYERLDREDVRYVMVAGVAPAWYNLVDLRAVRDAVDRPVVAVTFEESSGLEASLREEFDGEALQWRLDAYDALPPRHPVDAGDDTVFVRSVGIDDDEADEVVRAFTPEGGRPEPVRVARLAARACDETRRE
- a CDS encoding DUF5786 family protein, whose amino-acid sequence is MGFGSYDESEQDNQELGDIEDDDGVTTEENEHDGDVEYEIGASNDELINRLQDIKEDDAS
- a CDS encoding MBL fold metallo-hydrolase; this translates as MRVVNVTADADTFTCNAYLAPEGRPTLVDAGAMPGVVDRIREETDELDAVVLTHQHGDHVSELDAVVDAFDPEVYAYADHPHRTEELADGDEVTIGEEAFDVVYTPGHADDHVSLISESTIYSGDVVVHDDGAFDYGSFGRTDSPGQSREELIESIERILDRLPDGVEEIYAGHGDEFRGDVRDVIETALSRAEKREPKYPDE
- a CDS encoding 50S ribosomal protein L40e — its product is MASFDAAEGRILDKMICMRCNARNPKRADNCRKCGYGNLRPKAKETRSA
- a CDS encoding DUF367 family protein; translation: MELHVLYEGDDDPDKCTARKLERFDLADLHRSTGETPYGVVLNPHAERALSPADADANRLVALDCSWETAGEAMFDLPGEHRALPFLVAANPVNYGRPFRLTTVEALAAALVILDEREHAERILAKFTWGETFLDLNEEPLARYADCEDSSDVVAVQDDYLVEE
- a CDS encoding redoxin domain-containing protein, which gives rise to MLDAGADAPPFQLPGVADGEVGEFALEDYAGESIVVLVFYPADFSPTCTDELCALRDFDLIALDRQVTLLGISGDSVYSHRAFAEEYGLGYPLLSDSVGDVAEQYGVLHEEFRGHPRRPRRSVFVLDASLTVQYSWVADSPVELPDLEAIRDAVEAVQDDGTAVERYRTARDHFRYGRSEFETARTAYEAGDWSTAAGGFEEALGYFRSSVRAFDAAGRFGSPAVADTAESARTVAERYRRAAQWYAKSADHYDRDLPEWGDEYRDDAAAALSEAEGDGVPDLYALAGG
- a CDS encoding nuclear transport factor 2 family protein; this translates as MSDPEATVRAYYAALDEGAYDEFDELLVPEFVQRRPDRAFEGREAFVAFMRDDRPMTDTTHELDAVFVGDEREEVAVRGRLLDADGDMLFPFVDVHELTVDGRIERLETFTQ
- the serS gene encoding serine--tRNA ligase, with amino-acid sequence MLDRTYLRENPDEVRDAVAKKGVDGVDVDEILALDEEWRDLKARGDDLRHERNEVSSTIGQLKQEGNEEEAQEAIERSQELKAELEEVEERADELEAELERELLRLPNVPHESVPVGEDESDNVERYREGFDDLRDLPDDVVPHYDLGEEMDVLDFERGAKVSGGGYQFVKGDGARLEHALIQFMLDVHREQEYVDVLPPIPVNSASMEGTGQLPKFAEDAYRVGARQEDDYDEDDLWLLPTAEVPVTNMYRDEILLDDDLPVKHQAFSPNFRREAGEHGTETRGYVRVHQFHKVELVNFVRPEESYDRLEGLLDEAEEVLRRLELPYRVLDMCTGDMGFTQAKKYDIEVWAPGDDMEDGPEEGGRWLEVSSVSNFEDFQARRAGLRYRPERHESAEYLHTLNGSGVAVPRVMVAILEYYQNEDGTVTVPEALRPYMGGQEVIEGHDPVGESALGAGERE
- a CDS encoding cupredoxin domain-containing protein; translation: MSDRSPATRRRFLAASAAAVAIPTIAGAASATSGTDADAATASTQQETFRLESHVNGWEGVAPESIAGERNPTLRLTEGEEYEVVWENVDGVSHNFLVRTDGGERVAETETVGEEGETRSVTFTATADLSGYRCGLHPSTMDGDIAFGEAETTTETTEETTTETATETTATETTTAAPTTTTITTEDGGGDSDGGGQPGFGLLAAAAGLLGGLGLRCRRD
- a CDS encoding MBL fold metallo-hydrolase — translated: MEPGDVWTVTAGDCTDLYYVDTGMYDTGEYGAVYVLDAERPAIVDTGIGTNYEYVLDALDEAGVAPEDLEAIAVTHVHLDHAGGAGYLAEACPNAEVYVHESGARHLIDPSRLWEGTKGAVGDQIEFYAEPEPVPAERVTELTDGDAIDLGDHELIAHHAPGHAPHQVVFEDPANDAVFTADAAGIWVPSIDRIKETTPPPQFDLEGALADAEMLVDMDRETLLFPHFGPKAADGVLAEYTDVLTDWVRAVERVRDELGDDDAVIDHFVAENEMEDVWGERKARGETAMNVRGVLRYLDRRE
- a CDS encoding endonuclease/exonuclease/phosphatase family protein is translated as MTGDDYRVGRREVLEVAGGALATTAVGGTATGNRGAAAGDSEANRGGSDGSITFAQFNVLELTAEKAQSEDSEQLQAAAEVVQSAPEPDVLLINELDNNFQSGRQTEVHNAAAFLENYLNVPQRDDLEGVDFDHFYAPDSNTGVPSGVDVTKDGHVLEPGSRDYGNDAFGFGEYPGQYAMAIYSKHPIDAGRIRTLREFRWGDMPENRAPTEDKYDSGVYLTDAELERFRLSSKTHADVPIWIDGELVHAVIAHPTPPAFDGDENLNGRRNYAEVRLVGDYVRGAEYVYDDRGNEGGLTEDEPFVVMGDMNAEPGGEDNYDTAGENLIENPRIQSDPLPESEGAAEVVGNPNATAEFEKQADYVLPSTEFEIVDSAAVWPAEGEPLRPVVETASDHRMVWVEAEFASD